One genomic region from Bacillota bacterium encodes:
- a CDS encoding M20 family metallopeptidase, whose amino-acid sequence MSVTTDAGKASYRIETLKQRAIKKADALAPALFDLSDRIYHNPELGYAEHKASRWLTEFLSAHGFTVDHRIAGLETSFRAVATGRAQGPVVALLAEYDALPEIGHGCGHNAIGVAACGAAAALSAVLPELKGSVLVLGCPAEEGAVDGAGGKVVLVRNGEFDAVDAAMMVHPASRFVVVSSSAARVALKVIFSGSDPQSAALLAFNGMNALRQQFQRDVMIHGILKRASAVAVHGEDAPGACEIRVYVRASDSLRLSEWERKVRECIRGAAFSADCEAEIGYTSPTYEELVTNQTLAGAFIRNLRYLGATVDEPDDSGIGSTDMGNVSHVAPALHAYVATCPRGVAGHTREFGRATLTREGHQGLLLGAKALAMTVIDLVEDEELLKRVKGEFEALVRR is encoded by the coding sequence ATGTCTGTAACGACAGACGCCGGGAAGGCAAGCTACAGGATCGAAACCCTCAAGCAACGGGCGATCAAGAAAGCAGACGCGCTGGCTCCGGCGCTGTTCGATCTCAGCGACAGGATATACCACAATCCCGAGCTCGGCTATGCCGAGCACAAAGCGAGCAGGTGGCTGACCGAGTTCCTCTCGGCGCACGGATTCACGGTCGACCACAGAATTGCCGGCCTCGAGACCTCATTCCGCGCGGTCGCGACGGGCCGCGCGCAGGGGCCGGTGGTAGCGCTACTCGCGGAGTATGACGCCCTCCCCGAGATCGGCCACGGTTGTGGGCACAACGCGATCGGCGTCGCTGCCTGCGGCGCGGCGGCCGCCCTATCCGCGGTCCTACCCGAGCTCAAGGGTTCCGTCCTCGTTCTCGGGTGCCCCGCTGAGGAAGGCGCGGTGGACGGCGCCGGTGGAAAGGTCGTGCTGGTCCGCAACGGTGAATTCGACGCGGTGGACGCCGCCATGATGGTCCATCCCGCGTCCAGGTTCGTGGTTGTCAGCAGTTCTGCCGCCCGGGTAGCTCTGAAGGTGATATTCAGCGGTTCCGACCCGCAGTCCGCGGCGCTGCTTGCGTTCAACGGGATGAACGCGCTCAGGCAGCAGTTCCAAAGAGACGTCATGATCCATGGCATCCTGAAACGAGCGAGCGCCGTGGCTGTGCACGGCGAGGACGCTCCCGGCGCGTGCGAAATAAGGGTCTACGTCCGCGCGAGCGATTCACTCCGCCTTTCGGAGTGGGAACGCAAAGTGCGCGAGTGCATACGCGGGGCCGCGTTTTCAGCGGATTGCGAGGCGGAGATAGGTTACACATCACCGACCTACGAGGAACTCGTAACCAATCAGACGCTCGCAGGGGCTTTCATAAGAAACCTCAGGTACCTGGGCGCAACGGTCGACGAACCTGACGACTCCGGGATAGGCTCGACCGATATGGGGAACGTCAGTCACGTCGCGCCCGCGCTTCACGCCTACGTGGCGACCTGCCCGCGCGGGGTCGCGGGCCACACCCGCGAATTCGGGAGGGCCACACTGACACGCGAGGGTCACCAGGGTCTCCTGCTCGGGGCCAAGGCCCTGGCGATGACCGTCATCGACCTGGTGGAAGACGAGGAACTCCTCAAAAGGGTTAAGGGCGAGTTCGAGGCGCTGGTGAGAAGATGA
- a CDS encoding sensor histidine kinase — MTNETDLRVLDSILNKTVEVIQKSRDQMFHISEMARAEFNHVKKELGNTEAEAARQIQTVDRLEKEDRAARYWLMVVSRDFHEHTEDEIRDAYDKAARIQVDLALSREKEVQLREKRDDLQRRMRTLKSMVTHAEDLVSRVGVVMDYLTGDLKALSSHVQGWRKRQELAVSVIRAQEEERRRVAREIHDGPAQVLASLAMRLELCEKALDSEPSKARAEVGDLKTIVRASLQDVRKIIFDLRPMALDDLGLFPAIRTYVQAFEERTGVRVTLTVLGDERRLPSTIEVAIYRLIQESLVNVAKHARTSEVWVKVEIASGSLRMVIRDEGVGFDPAAVDLAKGERFGLIGMKERVEMFGGKLTVRSRPGGGTKITVNLPLEEAAAS; from the coding sequence ATGACAAACGAAACCGACCTGCGTGTTCTCGATTCGATACTGAACAAGACGGTCGAAGTGATCCAGAAGTCGCGCGACCAGATGTTTCACATTTCCGAGATGGCAAGGGCCGAGTTTAACCATGTCAAGAAGGAACTCGGGAATACCGAGGCGGAGGCCGCTCGGCAGATTCAGACGGTGGACCGTCTCGAGAAAGAAGACAGGGCGGCCCGCTATTGGCTCATGGTGGTCAGCCGCGACTTTCACGAGCACACGGAGGACGAGATACGGGACGCTTATGATAAGGCGGCGCGCATCCAGGTAGATCTCGCACTCTCTCGCGAAAAGGAGGTACAGCTCCGCGAGAAAAGGGATGACCTGCAGCGGAGGATGCGGACGCTCAAGTCGATGGTCACCCACGCCGAAGACCTGGTGTCCAGGGTCGGCGTCGTGATGGACTACCTCACCGGGGACCTGAAGGCCCTGTCGTCGCACGTGCAGGGGTGGCGAAAGCGCCAGGAACTCGCGGTAAGCGTGATCCGCGCACAGGAGGAAGAGCGGCGTCGCGTCGCGCGGGAGATCCACGACGGCCCCGCACAGGTGCTGGCCAGCCTGGCGATGCGGCTCGAGCTGTGCGAGAAGGCGCTGGACAGCGAGCCGAGCAAGGCCAGGGCGGAGGTGGGGGACCTCAAGACCATAGTGAGGGCGAGCCTCCAGGACGTCCGGAAGATCATATTCGACCTGCGGCCCATGGCGCTCGACGATCTCGGGTTGTTCCCGGCGATCAGGACATATGTGCAAGCCTTCGAGGAGCGTACAGGTGTGAGAGTAACGCTCACCGTCCTGGGAGACGAGCGGCGGCTACCCTCGACTATTGAGGTAGCCATATACCGCCTGATCCAGGAATCGCTGGTCAATGTCGCAAAGCACGCCCGCACCAGCGAGGTGTGGGTGAAGGTCGAGATCGCCAGCGGGAGTCTCAGGATGGTCATCCGCGACGAGGGCGTCGGATTTGACCCCGCCGCGGTCGACCTCGCGAAGGGAGAGAGGTTCGGGCTGATAGGTATGAAGGAACGAGTGGAGATGTTCGGCGGAAAGCTGACGGTAAGGTCACGGCCCGGGGGCGGCACGAAGATTACGGTTAACCTGCCGCTGGAGGAGGCGGCCGCATCGTGA
- a CDS encoding response regulator transcription factor, producing MALKVLVADDHALMRRGLVQVLEKETGICIVGEASNGTEAVEKTRSLSPDVVILDISMPDMNGLAAASTIRQEFPEAAVVILTVFDDDEYVLEAAKVGVSAYVMKDVDPSELVKAVRAAAEGKTYVHPAVAPKLLKGFSRYYGDKCAALDALTKREVEVLDLVSQGFSNREISDRLFISEKTVKNHLSNIFGKIGVDDRTQAALYGLKHGLGARVVGRRTAV from the coding sequence GTGGCCTTAAAGGTGCTTGTCGCAGATGACCACGCGCTCATGAGGCGTGGGCTGGTCCAGGTGCTGGAGAAGGAGACGGGGATTTGCATCGTAGGCGAGGCTTCCAACGGGACCGAGGCTGTAGAGAAGACCAGGTCGCTGTCCCCGGACGTAGTCATTCTTGATATAAGCATGCCCGACATGAACGGGCTTGCCGCGGCCTCCACTATAAGGCAGGAGTTCCCCGAGGCCGCCGTCGTCATACTGACCGTCTTCGACGACGACGAGTACGTCCTCGAGGCGGCCAAGGTCGGAGTGTCCGCGTACGTCATGAAGGACGTCGACCCGTCGGAACTGGTGAAGGCCGTGCGGGCCGCGGCCGAGGGCAAGACGTACGTCCACCCGGCGGTCGCCCCAAAACTCCTGAAAGGGTTCTCGCGGTACTACGGCGACAAGTGCGCCGCACTGGATGCGTTGACCAAGCGCGAGGTTGAGGTACTCGACCTCGTCTCGCAAGGCTTCTCAAACCGCGAGATCTCGGACAGGCTGTTCATATCCGAGAAGACGGTAAAGAACCACCTGAGCAATATCTTCGGGAAGATCGGCGTAGACGACAGGACGCAGGCCGCCCTTTACGGGCTGAAGCACGGGCTCGGGGCTAGGGTGGTGGGTCGAAGGACGGCGGTTTGA
- a CDS encoding Flp family type IVb pilin — MTHPRRLPDREADLSSTTVYGAGCQGEISSKGGGTVTSLYLALKRLVRDEKGQGMVEYGLIIALVSIVVIGVLGTMGTDIGQLFTRISTTIQGTLTP, encoded by the coding sequence ATGACTCACCCTCGACGGCTTCCCGACCGGGAAGCCGATTTAAGTTCCACCACGGTGTACGGCGCAGGTTGCCAGGGTGAAATCTCCAGTAAAGGAGGCGGAACCGTGACATCGCTGTATCTGGCGCTCAAGAGGCTGGTCAGGGACGAGAAGGGTCAGGGCATGGTCGAGTACGGTTTAATCATCGCGTTGGTGTCGATCGTAGTCATCGGTGTGCTCGGAACGATGGGCACCGACATCGGCCAGTTGTTCACCCGCATATCCACCACTATCCAAGGCACCTTGACCCCGTAA
- a CDS encoding pilus assembly protein, with product MRHADIHRSMLYRLELRLARGTHTWRPVRDERGTAMVEMGLVLPVFLLVLVGVMEFGLLINAFVTVQHAAREGVRLGITGATDSEITDRVRAAAVPLSPALVNVSVAPAPWSRERGQPLTVTVQYTHTFLTPLISAIVGNSVTLQSALDMRME from the coding sequence GTGAGGCATGCCGACATTCACCGTTCAATGCTGTACCGCCTCGAGCTCAGGCTCGCCCGGGGCACGCATACGTGGCGTCCTGTACGGGACGAGCGAGGGACCGCGATGGTTGAAATGGGCCTGGTCCTGCCGGTGTTCCTGCTCGTGCTGGTCGGGGTGATGGAGTTTGGCTTACTGATTAACGCGTTTGTCACCGTTCAGCACGCAGCGCGCGAGGGGGTCAGGCTCGGGATCACCGGCGCCACGGACTCCGAGATCACCGACAGGGTGCGGGCGGCCGCTGTGCCGCTTTCGCCTGCCCTGGTTAACGTGAGTGTCGCGCCGGCGCCCTGGTCCCGCGAACGCGGGCAGCCTCTGACGGTGACAGTGCAGTACACGCACACATTTCTGACGCCGCTGATATCGGCGATAGTGGGAAACAGCGTTACGTTGCAGAGTGCTCTCGACATGAGAATGGAGTAG
- a CDS encoding pilus assembly protein: MKGFTWFTTVLHGRLGGDGLENERGSVLVLAALATTAVMGFAAISIDAGRMFTVRQKLVDISDAAALAASQDLPYDPVAAEAAARLYLQRNGVDPATATISITHSNSRVSVSLSNPVDMTFARVLNVNNVDVGARSAIQVGNTSSATGCQPFGVETQAFAYGQTYDIKLDGGASGANCGNFHAIALGGTGACNYRHNIIDGYDGIIRVGDEIDTEPGNMSGPTKQGIRERYDADPCATFETVDSDSPRMLIVPIVTPFTGCNGRDKVRVIGFGAFFLEERCVTSKIRGRFMKLLMPGEFSEQAMDTGLRSVRFLPPGS; encoded by the coding sequence GTGAAGGGATTCACCTGGTTCACCACCGTTCTTCACGGGCGGCTTGGCGGTGACGGTCTCGAGAATGAAAGGGGATCGGTCCTCGTACTGGCCGCTCTGGCAACCACCGCGGTGATGGGTTTCGCAGCCATTTCGATCGACGCGGGCCGCATGTTCACAGTCCGCCAGAAACTCGTCGACATTTCCGATGCCGCGGCGTTGGCAGCTTCTCAGGATCTTCCGTATGACCCCGTCGCGGCTGAGGCGGCCGCGAGGCTTTACCTGCAGAGGAACGGCGTCGACCCCGCGACGGCCACGATCTCGATCACACACAGCAACAGCAGGGTCAGTGTCAGCCTGTCGAACCCGGTAGACATGACGTTCGCGCGGGTGCTCAACGTTAACAATGTGGATGTTGGGGCGCGGAGCGCTATTCAAGTTGGCAACACGAGTTCGGCGACCGGCTGTCAGCCGTTCGGGGTCGAGACGCAGGCGTTCGCCTACGGCCAGACGTATGACATCAAACTCGACGGCGGGGCGTCCGGCGCCAACTGCGGCAATTTCCACGCGATCGCCCTGGGCGGGACAGGCGCTTGCAACTACAGGCACAATATCATCGACGGATATGATGGGATCATCCGGGTCGGTGATGAGATAGACACCGAGCCAGGCAACATGTCGGGCCCTACGAAGCAGGGAATTCGCGAGAGGTACGACGCCGACCCGTGCGCGACATTCGAAACAGTGGATTCCGATTCGCCGAGGATGCTCATCGTCCCGATAGTGACGCCGTTCACCGGCTGCAATGGGCGGGACAAGGTCCGCGTGATCGGGTTTGGGGCGTTCTTCCTTGAGGAAAGGTGTGTGACGTCCAAAATCCGCGGAAGGTTCATGAAGCTCCTGATGCCGGGGGAGTTTTCGGAGCAGGCGATGGACACCGGCCTCAGGTCCGTCCGGTTCCTGCCGCCAGGTAGCTAA
- the cpaB gene encoding Flp pilus assembly protein CpaB: protein MRVRFLRLVVLPLLIALGASFAAYSYLSSMEANKKLAKVVTVVAASQAVPPKTALTREMLTTKSLPQEFADPAFVASVEEAIGRMTTVPLAQGEILYRSKLASKDQKSGLAYHVPAGKRAIAIPVNEVSGVAGLVEPGDRVDIICTFQKEVAAKDRTRLIAEDVPVLAVVQSMQVRESPVRDLKGYTSVTLCVSPEQAVLIGFGEKNGALKLALRAPNDGSQKGEYEVNADRFSR from the coding sequence ATGAGGGTGCGTTTCCTGCGGCTGGTTGTCCTGCCTTTGCTGATCGCGCTGGGTGCCAGTTTCGCCGCCTATTCGTACCTGTCGTCGATGGAAGCCAACAAGAAGCTGGCAAAGGTGGTCACGGTCGTCGCCGCGAGTCAGGCTGTTCCACCGAAGACCGCGCTGACACGGGAAATGCTGACCACGAAGTCGTTGCCGCAGGAATTCGCCGACCCGGCATTCGTGGCGTCGGTCGAGGAAGCGATCGGCAGGATGACGACGGTCCCGCTGGCGCAGGGCGAGATCCTGTACCGCAGCAAGCTCGCGTCCAAGGATCAGAAGTCGGGACTCGCCTACCACGTGCCGGCGGGCAAGAGAGCCATCGCGATTCCCGTGAACGAGGTCTCGGGGGTCGCGGGGCTCGTGGAACCGGGCGACAGGGTGGACATAATTTGCACCTTCCAGAAGGAGGTTGCCGCGAAGGACAGGACGCGGCTGATCGCCGAGGACGTGCCTGTCCTGGCCGTTGTGCAGTCGATGCAGGTACGGGAATCGCCGGTGCGCGATCTGAAGGGTTACACATCGGTGACTCTGTGTGTTTCACCCGAGCAAGCCGTCCTGATCGGGTTCGGCGAGAAGAATGGCGCGCTGAAGCTGGCGCTGCGGGCGCCTAACGACGGCTCGCAGAAGGGTGAATACGAAGTCAACGCCGACAGGTTTAGCAGGTGA
- a CDS encoding response regulator, whose product MRTQIRVVVVDDAEQTRQSIKAMLETEPWISVVGEAGDGLEALRVANDVKPDLVLMDINLPRMDGIRATSEMLKSCSTSVVVISVEGDKEYFRKAMQAGARDYLMKPFTTGELVQAVRNASAGAEPAGHFSAGTGPALLTVFSTKGGVGKTTVATNLAVALARSSQAEVAVVDLDLEFGCQAVMFGIRPHASIVNLCQTTGEIRRETVDRVLARVPNVPNLFVLSAPPLPEQAALVDGDSRKVPERNYVGEILDLVRSRFAYVVVDTPSSFREATLVALEKSDCVLLVTTPDIPSLQNTAKCLDTLVEKLEFPREKIQLVLNRSGGSAAIPAEDVSRSLDFPVAFHIPSDGQTAVWAANCGQPFTARRTKAPIAACFTTMAGALMKAGDASPASTDAPPIPVVAPVREGRRGFFGMGSGSFR is encoded by the coding sequence TTGCGGACGCAGATCAGGGTCGTGGTTGTCGACGATGCCGAGCAGACCAGGCAGAGTATCAAGGCAATGCTCGAGACCGAACCCTGGATATCCGTTGTCGGGGAGGCGGGCGATGGCCTTGAAGCCCTCCGGGTCGCAAATGACGTGAAGCCCGACCTGGTTCTGATGGACATAAACCTTCCGAGGATGGACGGGATCCGCGCGACGTCGGAGATGCTGAAGTCGTGCTCCACGAGCGTGGTCGTCATCTCGGTCGAAGGGGATAAGGAGTACTTCAGGAAGGCGATGCAGGCCGGCGCCAGGGATTACCTCATGAAACCGTTCACGACCGGCGAGCTGGTGCAGGCAGTCCGGAACGCATCCGCCGGAGCAGAGCCAGCCGGCCACTTCTCGGCGGGGACGGGGCCGGCCCTACTGACGGTTTTCAGTACCAAGGGCGGGGTAGGTAAGACCACGGTCGCCACGAACCTGGCCGTCGCGTTGGCACGGTCCTCGCAAGCCGAGGTCGCGGTCGTCGATCTCGACCTCGAATTCGGCTGCCAGGCCGTAATGTTCGGGATCCGCCCGCACGCGAGCATCGTGAACCTGTGCCAGACGACCGGGGAGATACGCCGCGAGACGGTGGACAGGGTTCTCGCGCGTGTCCCGAACGTGCCGAACCTGTTCGTGCTGTCAGCCCCGCCGTTGCCTGAGCAGGCTGCGCTCGTTGACGGCGATTCCAGGAAAGTCCCCGAGAGGAACTACGTTGGGGAGATTCTCGACCTGGTAAGGTCGCGATTCGCTTACGTGGTCGTCGACACCCCGTCGTCGTTCAGGGAAGCCACGCTTGTGGCGCTCGAGAAATCCGACTGCGTGCTCCTTGTCACGACGCCGGACATCCCGTCTCTCCAGAACACCGCGAAGTGCCTCGATACCCTCGTCGAGAAGCTCGAATTCCCGAGAGAAAAGATCCAGCTCGTCCTGAACAGGTCGGGGGGATCGGCGGCCATACCTGCGGAGGACGTATCGAGGAGCCTCGACTTCCCGGTCGCTTTCCACATTCCAAGTGATGGGCAGACGGCCGTTTGGGCTGCGAATTGCGGCCAGCCGTTCACGGCGAGGCGGACCAAGGCGCCCATCGCGGCGTGCTTCACGACGATGGCCGGCGCCCTCATGAAGGCGGGCGATGCTTCGCCGGCTTCAACCGATGCTCCTCCCATCCCAGTTGTGGCGCCCGTGCGCGAGGGTCGAAGGGGCTTTTTCGGGATGGGGTCCGGTTCTTTCAGGTAA